A stretch of Vigna angularis cultivar LongXiaoDou No.4 chromosome 4, ASM1680809v1, whole genome shotgun sequence DNA encodes these proteins:
- the LOC108329874 gene encoding probable plastid-lipid-associated protein 14, chloroplastic — translation MAFCGPTPVSGSSSLAYSPQNLSAKLILPVPLRFTGQFSNLVRKKSRGECCSSLRSAASASSMESQEDAPSTFSACLEEELDHVIRFKMSDFRILDSVSIGLGGRSDEMVFEGMVKDSCSSLYGIRVVLRKLSSAQAKRRGKRAIEVLKKLVRRKLLYHSYSMQVHGYISLPASDDSDSFILVHGYHGSFSLRHWLERSDWLPTLEATLALDEESVRKVGEDRTGGPAVSRQLRLIRILMRDLLIGVNYLHSHGLAHTELTLENVHISPVDRHIKVGILGNAADFYKDGSKDSSLDNLDRREMMIAFDMRCVGFIMAKMVMRELMDPSVFAKFKSFLIKGYDPSCLRELMLEILGRSSPYGNTGLQILDRNWGAGWHLLSLLLATKPSQRISCLDALRHPFLCGPRWRVVSSMDIIRWGLGSTAVRITEEYIYRKPQRSRLAHFIDLMEMLNPHPKPKNWLDLLPGKWRLLYCTGKHVGLTLREPPLRVLVGDVHLTVTRESKLKANLSFNSDIGFSVMIGQDWPLDKAGKSGRLRVNSSFTIRAGRRLYLNQDKTTEKFFFGPSSNVDALAQKFKGKKWSKIIPFKEFPSSLPAAKLASGDIDVTMNIDDPLNQNTDTARSVLQELRTQIPPEVFDLSKLVCGTYVDSRMLVLRGVNGSALLFTRSFMDRNSCS, via the exons ATGGCGTTTTGTGGACCAACCCCGGTTTCTGGGAGTAGCAGCTTAGCGTATTCACCTCAAAATTTGTCTGCAAAACTTATTTTACCAGTTCCGCTGCGTTTTACTGGACAGTTCTCTAATTTAGTCAGGAAAAAGAGCAGGGGAGAATGTTGCTCTTCATTAAGGAGTGCTGCATCTGCATCTTCTATGGAGTCACAGGAAGATGCTCCAAGTACATTTTCAGCTTGCTTGGAGGAGGAACTAGATCATGTTATACGGTTCAAAATGTCAGACTTTAGGATTTTAGATTCAGTTAGCATTGGTCTTGGTGGGCGG TCGGATGAGATGGTTTTTGAAGGCATGGTGAAGGATAGCTGTAG TTCTTTGTATGGCATAAGAGTTGTACTTCGAAAGCTTTCTAGTGCCCAAGCTAAGCGTCGGGGGAAACGAGCAATAGAG GTTTTGAAGAAGCTGGTTCGGCGTAAACTTCTGTATCATTCTTACTCAATGCAAGTTCATGGTTATATCTCTTTGCCTGCAAGTGATGATAGTGATTCATTTATCTTGGTACATGGG TATCATGGCAGTTTCTCTTTGAGACACTGGCTTGAACGGTCAGATTGGCTTCCAACTTTGGAGGCCACTCTTGCACTGGATGAGGAGTCTGTTAGAAAGGTCGGAGAAGATAGAACTGGAGGTCCTGCAGTTTCTAGGCAGCTGCGACTTATTCGAATATTGATGAGGGATCTTCTTATTGGG gtAAATTACCTGCACAGCCACGGTCTTGCCCATACAGAGCTGACACTGGAAAATGTTCATATAAGTCCAGTAGACAGACATATCAAA GTAGGCATATTGGGTAATGCTGCTGACTTTTACAAGGATGGTTCGAAAGATAGCTCTTTGGACAACTTGGACAGGCGAGAAATGATGATTGCATTTGACATGAG ATGTGTGGGCTTCATAATGGCTAAAATGGTAATGCGGGAACTTATGGATCCTTCGGTTTTTGCAAAGTTCAAATCGTTCCTCATAAAG GGGTATGATCCTTCATGTCTACGAGAGCTTATGTTGGAAATCCTTGGCAGAAGTTCCCCATATGGAAATACTGGATTACAA ATACTTGATAGGAACTGGGGAGCTGGTTGGCACCTTTTATCTTTATTGCTTGCAACTAAACCTTCTCAGAGGATAAG TTGTTTGGATGCCCTTAGACACCCATTTCTATGTGGGCCAAGATGGCGAGTTGTCTCATCAATGGATATTATCAGATGGGGTCTAGGTTCTACTGCAGTGCGTATTACAGAGGAGTACATTTATCGCAAGCCTCAG CGCAGCAGGCTTGCCCATTTCATTGACTTAATGGAGATGTTGAATCCCCATCCAAAACCAAAG AACTGGCTGGACCTGCTTCCAGGCAAATGGCGTCTATTATACTGCACTGGGAAGCATGTTGGCCTGACCCTTCGCGAACCACCTCTCCGTGTACTTGTTGGCGACGTGCATTTAACAGTGACAAGAGAATCAAAGTTGAAAGCTAATCTTTCATTTAACTCTGACATTGGATTCTCTGTTATGATTGGTCAAGACTGGCCTCTTGACAAAGCTGGTAAGAGTGGAAGATTGCGGGTGAATTCTTCATTTACAATAAGAGCTGGGAGACGGCTATATCTGAATCAAGACAAGACCACTGAGAAATTCTTCTTTGGCCCTTCCAGCAACGTGGATGCTTTAGCCCAGAAATTTAAGGGCAAGAAATGGAGTAAAATAATCCCTTTCAAGGAGTTTCCGTCAAGTCTTCCGGCAGCCAAACTTGCATCAGGTGATATTGATGTAACAATGAATATTGACGATCCATTAAATCAAAACACTGATACTGCAAGAAGTGTTCTTCAAGAACTAAGAACACAAATTCCCCCGGAAGTGTTTGATTTGTCTAAGCTTGTGTGTGGAACCTATGTGGATTCAAGGATGCTTGTCCTACGAGGGGTTAATGGATCCGCGCTCCTATTTACAAGGTCTTTTATGGACAGAAACAGTTGTAGTTAG